One stretch of Bacteroidia bacterium DNA includes these proteins:
- a CDS encoding helix-turn-helix domain-containing protein codes for MTLKEFREKRFISRKKMAKMANVSEMTIYRWEVGKSKPQLDKLITLIAVFGQEILECFE; via the coding sequence ATGACATTAAAAGAATTTAGGGAAAAACGGTTCATTTCTAGAAAAAAGATGGCTAAGATGGCTAATGTTTCAGAAATGACAATTTACAGATGGGAGGTTGGGAAATCAAAGCCCCAACTCGACAAACTAATAACTCTTATCGCAGTTTTTGGGCAAGAGATATTAGAGTGCTTTGAGTAG